A stretch of Suncus etruscus isolate mSunEtr1 chromosome 9, mSunEtr1.pri.cur, whole genome shotgun sequence DNA encodes these proteins:
- the LOC126018771 gene encoding LOW QUALITY PROTEIN: anoctamin-9-like (The sequence of the model RefSeq protein was modified relative to this genomic sequence to represent the inferred CDS: inserted 1 base in 1 codon; deleted 1 base in 1 codon; substituted 1 base at 1 genomic stop codon): MTRASGTPVSKGLPVTMWATLFLEGWKLKRARMILNWGLYDWEEVQVRKRFPAVHCPDYKSRKHGHSFLYNSIILLVVLFMICILIGMAYVMVVYRIIAAAAFGYLALPFLEDQVITAVVVTGAVVHYLMIIIMTKVCGVNQYVALKLCELVSGMEVPRTYSEKERKFTIEFFTLQFCVHFSSLIYVAFILGRINGPPGDSVCFKGMWKPEEWHLSGCMVDLFTQTFIIMGLKQTFSNLLCLKWRKCWRSHPVLQDWWRNLHLNPVNTFRLFDEFMKMMIQYGFTTIFVAAFPLAPLLAFLSNIVEIRLDAIKMVRLHWRLVPRKTKDIGPWLQVREIIGVLAIIVNGRIIAFTSEFIPRMMYMYHYGPCGQRAVTGVDCFKGYTNYSLSVFYTKDFPNASSIRGPQNVTECRYRDXCSPKDYSLSQQFWVLLTSRLXFLILFEHVALCIKLVAAWFVVPDVLVKNMVLDRKYKKLLKQISGWRPGPPHPLRPARPSRAPLCRATLAAGGADLTFPPQTVERFLGAGREIGGQYVGSRAPCL; this comes from the exons ATGACACGGGCAAGTGGAACACCTGTCAGCAAGGGGCTCCCGGTGACCATGTGGG CCACCCTGTTCCTGGAGGGCTGGAAGCTGAAGAGGGCCCGAATGATTCTGAACTGGGGCCTTTACGACTGGGAGGAGGTCCAGGTGAGGAAGAGATTCCCAGCTGTCCA CTGCCCTGACTACAAGTCGAGGAAACATGGACACTCATTCCTGTACAACTCCATCATCCTGCTGGTGGTTCTGTTCATG ATCTGCATCTTGATTGGCATGGCCTACGTCATGGTGGTCTACCGCATCATTGCTGCCGCCGCCTTTGGCTACTTGGCTTTGCCTTTCCTGGAGGACCAGGTGATCACAGCTGTGGTGGTGACCGGGGCCGTGGTGCACTACCTGATGATCATCATCATGACCAAGGTGTGTGGG GTCAATCAGTATGTAGCCCTGAAACTCTGTGAGTTAGTGAGTGGCATGGAGGTCCCA AGGACCTACTCAGAGAAGGAGAGGAAGTTCACCATCGAGTTCTTCACGCTGCAGTTCTgcgtccatttttcctccctcatCTATGTCGCCTTCATTCTGGGCAG GATCAACGGTCCCCCTGGGGATTCCGTATGCTTCAAGGGAATGTGGAAGCCAGAAGAG TGGCACCTCAGTGGCTGCATGGTGGACCTTTTCACGCAGACGTTCATCATCATGGGCCTGAAGCAGACATTCAGCAACTTA CTGTGCCTCAAGTGGCGTAAGTGTTGGCGTTCACACCCTGTGCTGCAGGACTGGTGGCGGAACTTGCACCTGAACCCCGTCAACACCTTCAGATTGTTTGACGAGTTCATGAAGATGA TGATCCAGTATGGCTTTACCACCATCTTCGTGGCTGCCTTCCCTCTGGCCCCGCTCTTGGCCTTCCTCAGCAACATAGTGGAGATCCGCCTGGACGCCATCAAGATGGTCCGGCTGCACTGGCGCCTGGTGCCACGCAAGACCAAGGACATAG GGCCGTGGCTGCAGGTGCGGGAGATCATCGGGGTGCTGGCCATCATTGTCAATGGCAGGATCATCGCCTTCACGTCCGAGTTCATTCCCCGCATGATGTACATGTACCACTACGGCCCGTGTGGGCAGAGGGCGGTGACTGGAGTCGA CTGTTTCAAAGGTTACACCAACTACAGCCTGTCTGTATTCTATACCAAGGACTTCCCTAATGCCAGCAGCATCCGGGGACCCCAGAACGTGACTGAGTGCAG GTACCGGGACTAGTGCAGTCCCAAGGACTACAGCCTCTCGCAGCAGTTTTGGGTGCTGCTGACCAGCAGGC GCTTCCTCATCCTCTTTGAG CATGTGGCTCTGTGCATCAAGCTCGTGGCAGCCTGGTTTGTTGTCCCTGACGTGTTGGTGAAGAACATGGTTTTGGATCGCAAGTACAAGAAGCTGCTGAAGCAGATTTCTGGGTGGCGGCCAGGACCCCCTCATCCCCTGCGCCCAGCCAGGCCCTCAAGAGCACCTCTGTGTAGGGCGACCCTCGCTGCTGGAGGAGCAGACTTGACCTTCCCACCCCAGACTGTGGAGAGGTTTCTGGGGGCTGGCAGAGAAATTGGGGGTCAGTATGTGGGTTCCAGGGCACCCTGTCTGTAA